In Bacteroidota bacterium, the sequence ATACTTTCTGCTGCCGGGGGAGGATTCGAACCTCCACGTACGGCTCCAAAGGCCGCTGTCCTGCCATTAGACTACCCGGCAATTTGACAGCAACAGGAAGGTTCAAGATTTCATTCTTAGAATTTCAATCCACCCTCTCGGGCACCATCAGCTATCGCTTTAACATTACCATGATATCGGAATCCGCCTCTATCAAATACAACAGTTTGAATTTTATTTTCTATTGCTTTCTTTGCAAGATGAATTCCGACTAACTTTGCTAGTTCAGTTTTACTCTTTATTTCTTTAATCGAATCTTGTAAATCTTTCGACCGGGTTGATACAAATACTATAGTATTGCCCTTAGTATCATCGATGAGTTGAGCGTAAATATGCTTCAGACTACGATAAACCGATAATCGCGGACACTCAGTAGTTCCGGAAATATTTTTACGAATATGTTTACGAATGCGGTCGCGGTTTTTAAATTTTGCTTTATTTATCATATCTCAATTTTCCTAATAACTTATTATTTTGAACCGGCTGATGCTGCAGTTTTACCGGCTTTACGACGAATGTATTCACCTTCGTATTTTACCCCTTTACCTTTGTATGGTTCCGGCGGTCGGAACGAGCGAATCTTTGCTGCAACAAGTCCTACAAGATATTTGTCTATTCCTTGAATCATTATACTAGTCGGTGTGGGGGCTGCAATATTTATTCCTTGAGGAGGAACAAAGAAAATAGGATGCGAAAAGCCGAGTGCTAACTGGATTCCTTTTCCTTTGATTTCAGCTTTATAACCTACGCCTACGATTTCGAGTTTTTTCTGATAACCTTCAGAAACACCGTGTACCATGTTGGCAACCAAAGCACGCCATAAGCCATGAAGGGCTTTATCTCGTTTGTCTTCGGAACTTCTCTTAAGTATAATTTCATTTCCTTCGACCGCAACAGAAATACTGTCGGGCTTTTGGGATGTTAAATTACCTTTTGTTCCGGCAACCTGTATCTCGTTGCCGTTAATTTCTATTTTAACCCCTTTAGGGATTGGAATTGGTTTACGACCTACTCTTGACACTTTTTATAGCTCCTTTATTACCAAATATGACATAAAACTTCGCCGCCAATACCTTCGAGGTATGCTTGTTTCTCTGTCATTATTCCTTTTGATGTTGATATTAATGCTATTCCGAGACCACCTAAAACACGTGGCATTTCGTCGGACTTCACATATACCCGTAATCCGGGCTTGCTAATTCGTTTTAAACCTGATATAACACTTTTACCTGCATTGTAACGAAGTTCTATAATCAGTTTGCTCGAATGTTCTTCGGCTACTTCGGTAAAATCGGCAATGTATTTTTTTTCTTTGAGAAGGCGAGATATTTCCCTTT encodes:
- the rplR gene encoding 50S ribosomal protein L18, with amino-acid sequence MINKAKFKNRDRIRKHIRKNISGTTECPRLSVYRSLKHIYAQLIDDTKGNTIVFVSTRSKDLQDSIKEIKSKTELAKLVGIHLAKKAIENKIQTVVFDRGGFRYHGNVKAIADGAREGGLKF
- the rplF gene encoding 50S ribosomal protein L6: MSRVGRKPIPIPKGVKIEINGNEIQVAGTKGNLTSQKPDSISVAVEGNEIILKRSSEDKRDKALHGLWRALVANMVHGVSEGYQKKLEIVGVGYKAEIKGKGIQLALGFSHPIFFVPPQGINIAAPTPTSIMIQGIDKYLVGLVAAKIRSFRPPEPYKGKGVKYEGEYIRRKAGKTAASAGSK
- the rpsH gene encoding 30S ribosomal protein S8, with the protein product MSVTDPIADYLTRLRNSLGAKRKRVEIPCSGVKREISRLLKEKKYIADFTEVAEEHSSKLIIELRYNAGKSVISGLKRISKPGLRVYVKSDEMPRVLGGLGIALISTSKGIMTEKQAYLEGIGGEVLCHIW